The following proteins come from a genomic window of Limosilactobacillus reuteri:
- the hpt gene encoding hypoxanthine phosphoribosyltransferase: MNNDVEKVLYTQDQVNQRLDELANTLTEKYQDEFPVLVSVMTGAMIFTSEMMKRLNFKLNVDYVDVSSYEEGSESTGKVKLIQDLSHDIKDRPVLIMEDIIDTGHTLKYLVALFADRGAKSIEICSLLDKPDRREVDVEADYVGFKVPNEFIVGYGLDFDGLYRNLPFVGVLKRSVYE, encoded by the coding sequence ATGAATAACGACGTCGAAAAAGTTTTATATACTCAAGATCAAGTCAACCAACGCTTAGATGAACTTGCCAATACCCTTACTGAAAAATACCAAGATGAATTTCCAGTTTTAGTTTCCGTAATGACAGGAGCAATGATTTTCACTAGTGAAATGATGAAGCGCCTTAATTTCAAGCTAAACGTTGATTATGTCGATGTCTCTAGTTATGAAGAAGGTTCAGAATCCACTGGAAAAGTTAAATTAATTCAAGATCTTTCCCACGATATTAAAGATCGACCAGTTCTTATTATGGAAGACATTATTGATACTGGTCATACATTAAAGTATCTCGTTGCTCTTTTCGCTGATCGTGGCGCGAAGAGTATTGAGATTTGCTCCTTACTCGATAAGCCAGACCGGCGTGAAGTTGATGTTGAAGCCGATTATGTTGGTTTTAAGGTTCCCAATGAATTTATTGTTGGATACGGCTTAGACTTTGATGGTCTCTACCGGAATCTTCCGTTCGTCGGTGTGTTAAAGCGTTCCGTATATGAATAA
- a CDS encoding MgtC/SapB family protein — MLRLDWCLRMLMAALCGGIIGFERKSKAKMAEFRTHALIAVGAAMVMIISKYGFFDLMKITHSNWNVDPSRIAAQVVSGIGFLGAGTIINRHDEIIDGLTTAAGIWVTGAIGLAYGSGLYSIGIIGTCCVLLAEVIGKYLDQFALRQGKGFSCFIQLEGNTDDLHALINQLNKKYFEVPLKYSIYDYGDGKISCQLYGELRSGFKSENVFTDLTELGNIKKVELE; from the coding sequence TTGCTTAGGCTTGACTGGTGTTTACGAATGCTGATGGCTGCCTTATGTGGTGGGATCATTGGGTTTGAGCGAAAAAGTAAGGCTAAAATGGCTGAATTTCGGACGCATGCCCTAATTGCCGTGGGGGCAGCAATGGTCATGATCATTTCAAAATACGGATTTTTCGACTTAATGAAAATCACCCATAGCAATTGGAACGTTGACCCATCACGGATTGCCGCTCAAGTTGTTAGCGGGATTGGTTTTTTAGGCGCTGGGACAATCATTAATCGTCACGATGAAATAATTGATGGTTTAACTACGGCAGCTGGAATTTGGGTTACCGGCGCAATCGGTCTTGCCTATGGTAGTGGTTTATACAGTATTGGGATTATTGGTACCTGTTGCGTTCTTTTAGCAGAAGTTATTGGAAAATATCTAGATCAGTTTGCACTTAGACAAGGTAAAGGATTCTCCTGCTTTATTCAATTAGAAGGAAATACTGATGATTTACATGCACTTATTAATCAGTTAAACAAAAAATATTTTGAAGTTCCGCTCAAATACTCGATCTATGATTATGGAGACGGAAAAATCTCCTGTCAACTTTATGGCGAATTAAGATCTGGTTTCAAATCAGAAAACGTCTTTACCGATCTTACTGAGCTAGGCAACATTAAAAAAGTTGAGCTAGAATAA